The DNA sequence TGACGATCTCATTTTTGATTTCATCTCTTTTTTGTTTACCCACAGGGTTGTGACCCCCTGAGAGGGTGTTTACAAAGTGGGTGTCGGTTGTCATGACCTCTGCCTCATGCACATCCAGCTTCATGATCTCCTCTCTGATTTCATCCCTGAAACCCATCACCATGTTGTTCGAGTCAAGGAGGATGTAGGCTGTTCTCTGGTCCCCGGCTTCAACCACCATGGCCATGATTCCACTCTCACCCACACCATCCTCCTTTGAGAACTTACCTGTCCTCCGGGCGCATCCGACCCGCAGACTGTGGTAATCTGATGGACATTCAACCAGCTCAACGGCATCAAGGAGGTCAAACATTTCAGGGTTACCTGCAAGTATCCGGCCTGTTTCCCCCTGGGAGGAGTTATGGCAGTCCACCACCACCACGTTTTCTGAGCCGCATTTACTCCTTGCAAGGTTCATCATGGAGAGCCCAACACCGAATTCTATATCATCAAAGCCCTCCGGGGCCAGTGTTGCAAGCATAAGCATACCCTCCCCAAAGAACTGTACACCGATACTGGCACTGTTTCTTGTGTAGCGCCTGAACTCACTGGCAGTTTCATGGTATTCCATATCATCTAGGGCCTCCCTCACAGCAGCCTCCACCTTTTCAAGTTCCTTAATCGATACAGGGTTGAAGTCATGGGTTGAGGGGCCATGGGCAACCATGGTGAATTCACTGAATCTGCCTGAGAGTATGGTGGGCATGTTAGCCCCGCCAATTGTACCTATGGGGCCGGGGTGCACTGAGGGGCTTATCAGGATGGCCTTCACATCGGACCCCCTTCTGAAGGCCACAACCCCTGCGAGGGTATCAACTGGTTCCCCTATTTCACTGAATATGTTCTCAAGTTCAGGGGAGTCCTCGGTTATATGGGAGAGAAAGAGGCTGAGAAATTCCAGTGACCCCACACCAAGGTTTCTTCGCATTGGAGACTCAACCACCATGACGAAGGAGTAGATGGCGAGTATCAGTATGACTGAGGCCACCAGCATCTTCAGAAAGAATCCTATGACACTGAAGTAACCAACGTTGGTTGTGAGGCTCAGAACCGCGACAACCACGTTCATGCTCACAATCAGGAGGGGCTGGACAGATGATATCAGCGTGGAACTGGTGAAACTTATGTTTGAGGTTCCCCAGATCACCAGAAGACGGAATCCAAATATAACTGCAGAGGCAATTATTATTGAGTCCAGTATGAGGTCACTTTTCAGGATGGATGACGCCAGGCATCCCCCCAGGTAGATAATTGAGAAGATGAGCATTGAGAAGAATGCAAGGAACATGGACTGCTTCATCTTCATCTTCCTGCCGCCCAGTGAATTGACCCAGGGCTGGGTGATTGCACCCGCCATGATGGATGTGAATCCAAGGACAAGGACTCCGTTTGCACCTCCATACAGGATGTCATGGAGGTTGCTTGACCCCGGGACAAGGTCTATGAGAAACCCGATGGCACCCACAATGAAACTGATGAATATCATTGAGAGGAGGGATATCTCGGTTTCAGGGAGTGTCATGATGTACTTTGAAAGGTCAGTCACATTCTTCGTACTTGACATGTTCTACCTCATACTGATCTCTCTGGCAATCAGCCAGGCTAATACTGGAGAAAGATATTTAAAAATCTGATCCCTATTAAATTTATTCGATGGCACGAACTCATGATTAAGTGCCAAAAATCTGATCCATCTTGTAATATTCGATGGCACGAACTCGTGATTCGGTGTCCTTGTGCATGGTGCACAGCCTTATCTACTGAGGGCAGGAGATGTTTTTCATGGAGATTAAACTTGAAACACCACTTTCTGAGGAGGTAACTGAACTCCGTGTGGGTGACGTGGTCTACATAAATGGGAGGATATTCACAGCCCGTGACAGGGCCCATAAGAGGATCCTTGAGAGGGGAGCTCCCTTTGATATTGAGGGTTCTGTGATATTCCATGCGGGACCGATAATAAGGTTCAACGAGGAGCCTAACACCACAGCTGAATCCATCAGGGACCCCCAGGCAGAACTTGTTGTTGTGGGACCCACAACCAGCGGCAGGATGAACCCCTTCCAGCCGGAGGTCCTGGGGCTTGGCGTGAGGGCAGTTATAGGTAAGGGGGGGATGGATGATCGAACAGGATCCGCCCTTAGAAGGTACGGGGCAGTTTACCTTGCCGCTGTCGGGGGCTGCGCAGCCCTCTATGGCTCAGCCGTGAAGGGCATAAGGGCAGTTCACTGGCTTGACCTGGGGGTGCCTGAGGCGATCTGGGAGCTC is a window from the Methanothermobacter thermautotrophicus str. Delta H genome containing:
- a CDS encoding DUF2070 family protein, producing the protein MSSTKNVTDLSKYIMTLPETEISLLSMIFISFIVGAIGFLIDLVPGSSNLHDILYGGANGVLVLGFTSIMAGAITQPWVNSLGGRKMKMKQSMFLAFFSMLIFSIIYLGGCLASSILKSDLILDSIIIASAVIFGFRLLVIWGTSNISFTSSTLISSVQPLLIVSMNVVVAVLSLTTNVGYFSVIGFFLKMLVASVILILAIYSFVMVVESPMRRNLGVGSLEFLSLFLSHITEDSPELENIFSEIGEPVDTLAGVVAFRRGSDVKAILISPSVHPGPIGTIGGANMPTILSGRFSEFTMVAHGPSTHDFNPVSIKELEKVEAAVREALDDMEYHETASEFRRYTRNSASIGVQFFGEGMLMLATLAPEGFDDIEFGVGLSMMNLARSKCGSENVVVVDCHNSSQGETGRILAGNPEMFDLLDAVELVECPSDYHSLRVGCARRTGKFSKEDGVGESGIMAMVVEAGDQRTAYILLDSNNMVMGFRDEIREEIMKLDVHEAEVMTTDTHFVNTLSGGHNPVGKQKRDEIKNEIVMTVSDALDDLEEVSAGCRVVRIKGLHTLGPTNSTELVSTISSIVAVSRLIAPLIFVLAIIFVFAWVFWA
- a CDS encoding FumA C-terminus/TtdB family hydratase beta subunit, whose protein sequence is MEIKLETPLSEEVTELRVGDVVYINGRIFTARDRAHKRILERGAPFDIEGSVIFHAGPIIRFNEEPNTTAESIRDPQAELVVVGPTTSGRMNPFQPEVLGLGVRAVIGKGGMDDRTGSALRRYGAVYLAAVGGCAALYGSAVKGIRAVHWLDLGVPEAIWELEVEEFGPLIVAMDSTGRSSIIQRRPAMTLRSRNSSISSGIMSQPLILIGISCGRGRWIDV